One genomic window of Plasmodium coatneyi strain Hackeri chromosome 12, complete sequence includes the following:
- a CDS encoding Mitochondrial ribosomal protein S14 → MAARNPGPYLNQVPLGFPSYNRKVFRDILARRAFMESEVNTRVYKNVFDNLGFKGQIRVNNKVGVNRIRMRCIQGGYSRGIYKFTRMAKMAFFQTAREGWLKKYGYRPDLFR, encoded by the exons ATGGCAGCAAGAAATCCGGGACCCTACCTGAACCAAGTGCCACTGGGTTTCCCCAGTTACAACAGGAAAGTGTTTAGGGACATTTTGGCGAGGCGCGCCTTTATGGAATCTGAAGTCAACACACGGGTTTACAAAAACGTGTTTGACAACCTGGGCTTTAAGGGGCAAATAAGAGTCAACAACAAG GTAGGAGTTAACCGGATACGAATGAGGTGTATACAAGGTGGGTATTCCAGAGGAATTTACAAATTCACGAGGATGGCGAAAATGGCTTTTTTCCAAACGGCAAGAGAAGGGTGGCTAAAAAAGTATGGTTACCgacctgacctgttcaggtaa